In Silene latifolia isolate original U9 population chromosome X, ASM4854445v1, whole genome shotgun sequence, the following proteins share a genomic window:
- the LOC141620632 gene encoding uncharacterized protein LOC141620632, whose protein sequence is MKGRSWLDYQPTAASSWAWRKIWEVKKKFQEAYNQGKWLTDGDEYTIAKGYAWLVQSTPKIQWYKSAWNRFNIKRHFIHTKAIKHERLLTLDRLHKMGVTQNTRCYICGVAAETHKHLFQDCVYVTKCYKELYAWLGVSDKKKQVVSVDEVLKQRGWSGFVRLVTCALVVALQYNVWQTRNICRLDGMVPQPGTLLKRIKNEFKLRLMAMSKGVMKQHDIVWCQTRGLM, encoded by the coding sequence ATGAAAGGTCGCTCTTGGCTTGATTATCAACCTACTGCTGCTAGCTCTTGGGCATGGAGGAAAATTTGGGAGGTTAAAAAGAAGTTTCAAGAAGCCTATAATCAAGGTAAATGGCTGACTGATGGGGATGAGTACACTATTGCTAAAGGATATGCTTGGCTAGTTCAGAGTACACCCAAAATTCAGTGGTATAAGAGTGCTTGGAATCGTTTTAATATTAAAAGACACTTTATTCATACAAAGGCGATTAAGCATGAGAGATTACTAACGCTTGACAGGCTGCATAAAATGGGTGTTACTCAAAATACCAGATGCTACATATGTGGAGTGGCTGCTGAGACTCACAAGCATCTTTTTCAAGACTGTGTTTATGTGACTAAATGTTACAAGGAACTGTATGCTTGGTTAGGAGTATCTGATAAGAAGAAGCAGGTGGTCTCTGTTGATGAAGTGTTAAAGCAACGAGGCTGGTCTGGCTTTGTGAGGTTGGTTACCTGTGCCCTGGTGGTAGCTTTACAGTATAATGTTTGGCAGACACGGAACATATGCAGGTTGGATGGCATGGTTCCTCAACCAGGAACTCTGCTGAAAAGAATCAAGAATGAGTTTAAGCTGAGACTGATGGCTATGAGCAAAGGAGTTATGAAACAACATGATATAGTATGGTGTCAAACTCGGGGTCTTATGTAA